The proteins below come from a single Aegilops tauschii subsp. strangulata cultivar AL8/78 chromosome 6, Aet v6.0, whole genome shotgun sequence genomic window:
- the LOC109735631 gene encoding uncharacterized protein isoform X3, with protein MSARGMAGAEGSPEGLALGGVDPFEQARKALSLRTPFEGEETASRAPTLPARLVSWSGPSDRRKKHKKLELPDAAAEERPPQLNAAALSSGKKGAWDHFEAYFRPVTMGDVEMLTPKLPFAHGELDPCLAIPFLGTTEDLLDQGETFDVAVAETSSYLGVGGEEVVSTKERSGQTMDFVSSMSVEQGIHDVVVQQLVTTGERGEQSLEQRLHDAVVKREWPMEVEQGSSSGGTASPTCADEAGTSLNWLLGARQRVVLTSERPNKKRKLIGVDAGLEQLVLLPRLGAQAGTMCDVCCLGETDMASNRMLCCNNCKVSVHQWCYGLHVVPDGQWLCTWCKYVESTGCSLKKDAGITLSMPCLLCPKEKGALKPVIGEPSRTADGGSLKFAHLFCTLWRPEALVEDMDSMEPITNVGWVQENQRKLVCNICKVKHGACIRCSHGACRTAFHPICARESKHQMEIWGKFGLPNVELRAFCSKHSSVGYVNSVEKGNNASEQSPTEVRLNDANLGSGKIPKLRFTRKKKDRSLNHETSSFNPDNLIKVETMEHGALPHKVRNLNAQATRSMEIDTDHPSVGDNLMRNSGDIAMVLKKLIERGNASVSDIASEVGISSASLEAALVGETTTFSHGLKLKIIKWLQKSAHILAVQAITLKGSSDVVQDNKLDGSDSTDSVNVKSSLVLEHKGATFEMSDSAVPKPSSPRSKDNDKILEEEKAIRSTGTTFENGKKNVVKGSADHEYFLAEDLAKEYTGNLSLVGGKDTSKEVDEKLISNSSSGNKVFDTSMEIPNQLQGTSLGRKSNDLTEAELGSEVEECVSSLDKTSSWGDNAKHGSDSVENGVCNHHDCNMDHVHGQPFLNFDDSHSYIHPFIKTKIAHLWNHDLKQNKQTQYHPEEQLCSSDEKRPVDSLAELTETTGIDVTDQLSKAKALGILDHPPDDEVEAETLFLQARLLDNAMVLKHRCEDLIVKVVQNLSCELDVFSKRKWDFIRVNQFLRDVREAKKRGRKEKRHKEAQAVLAEAAAAVAASSRNSTVRKDANDDVLRRESSPKFGAGSSRVAQRTPSLPRPKDSSKPSNSKVSQVTNSGIFHMPIYSKENALYCDVCMRGETVLNRVSVCSGCKQAAVHIDCYKYLEICIGRWKCELCEDISPEDASSSDQSDSNGTKLSLVRCALCHGTSGAFRKTIDGQWTHAFCAEWLLETKYMRGQDDPVSGMETLVKEKDTCCVCNIKVGACLKCNSEDCHTTFHPSCARDAGFYMNTKGFGTVAQHKAYCGKHSSEQKETDAWKYWPEEVNSLKRTRVELEKFRLLCERVIKREKVKRETVLCDHDILAKTKDTVVFSYRTPGASSESATTSVNNKSCSGTMQRSDDVTVDSSISGINTVRFSLNNRDAEGNTADSSRTLISFKRKFSERGPLAGKRLPQRSVNALLKLEDGKQKTKDNKAETFQKELVMTSDQASTQNQRLPKGYAYVPRDSLSKEKPWKRNTQTHEPQEPGG; from the exons TGATGTCGCTGTGGCCGAGACGAGCTCCTACCTGGGCGTGGGCGGCGAGGAGGTCGTCAGTACCAAGGAGCGCAGTGGGCAGACCATGGATTTTGTCAGTAGCATGAGCGTGGAGCAGGGCATACATGATGTGGTCGTGCAGCAGCTGGTCACTACCGGAGAGCGTGGTGAGCAGAGCCTCGAGCAGCGCTTACATGATGCTGTTGTGAAGCGGGAGTGGCCAATGGAAGTGGAGCAAGGTAGTAGCAGCGGCGGCACCGCGTCACCAACATGTGCTGATGAGGCAGGCACATCGCTGAACTGGCTGCTAGGAGCAAGGCAGCGAGTTGTGCTCACTTCTGAGAGGCCAAACAAGAAGAGGAAGCTCATAGGTGTGGATGCTGGGTTGGAGCAGCTTGTGCTGCTTCCACGCCTGGGAGCTCAGGCTGGGACGATGTGCGATGTTTGCTGTTTGGGAGAGACTGACATGGCATCCAATAGGATGCTTTGCTGTAACAACTGCAAGGTTTCCGTGCACCAGTGGTGCTATGGTTTGCATGTTGTGCCAGATGGCCAGTGGTTGTGCACTTGGTGCAAGTATGTGGAGTCGACAGGGTGCTCATTGAAGAAAGATGCAGGCATCACCCTTTCAATGCCGTGTTTGCTATGCCCAAAGGAGAAAGGGGCCCTAAAACCTGTAATAGGGGAGCCTAGTCGAACTGCAGATGGAGGCAGCCTAAAATTCGCACACTTGTTTTGTACTCTTTGGAGGCCAGAGGCTCTTGTGGAGGACATGGACTCAATGGAGCCTATTACAAATGTTGGATGGGTGCAAGAGAATCAGAGGAAACTGGTGTGTAACATTTGCAAGGTTAAGCATGGTGCATGCATTCGATGCAGCCATG GGGCCTGCCGGACAGCCTTTCATCCTATATGTGCACGAGAGTCCAAGCACCAAATGGAGATATGGGGAAAATTTGGACTTCCTAAT GTTGAGCTGAGAGCGTTTTGCTCAAAGCATTCTTCAGTTGGATATGTCAACTCTGTAGAGAAAGGTAATAATGCATCTGAGCAGAGTCCTACAGAAGTGAGGCTGAATGATGCAAATCTCGGCAGTGGAAAGATACCAAAACTGAGATTCACACGCAAGAAAAAGGACAGATCCTTGAACCATGAAACCAGCAGCTTTAACCCTGATAACCTTATCAAAGTAGAGACGATGGAGCATGGTGCTTTGCCCCATAAGGTTAGAAATTTAAATGCTCAAGCAACTCGAAGTATGGAAATTGATACTGATCATCCCTCAGTTGGTGATAATCTTATGAGGAACTCTGGTGATATTGCTATGGTGCTTAAAAAG CTAATCGAAAGAGGGAATGCTAGCGTGAGTGATATAGCATCCGAAGTGGGTATTTCTTCAGCATCCTTGGAAGCTGCTCTCGTG GGTGAAACTACGACCTTTTCCCATGGgttgaagttgaaaatcatcaagTGGCTTCAAAAATCTGCACATATACTAGCTGTTCAAGCGATCACTCTTAAAGGGAGCTCAGATGTGGTGCAAGATAACAAATTAGATGGGTCTGACAGTACAGATAGTGTCAATGTGAAGAGTTCATTAGTCCTAGAGCACAAAGGAGCTACATTTGAGATGTCAGATTCTGCTGTACCAAAACCCTCATCACCAAGATCTAAAGATAATGACAAGATTCTTGAAGAAGAGAAGGCAATACGTTCAACTGGAACTACTTTTGAAAATGGAAAAAAGAATGTGGTTAAAGGAAGTGCTGATCATGAGTATTTTCTTGCTGAAGATCTTGCAAAAGAATATACTGGAAATTTGTCCCTAGTTGGAGGCAAGGATACTTCAAAGGAAGTGGATGAAAAATTG ATATCAAACAGCAGCTCTGGCAATAAAGTATTTGATACTTCCATGGAGATACCAAATCAACTTCAAG GTACATCACTTGGAAGGAAAAGTAACGACTTGACTGAGGCTGAACTTGGCTCGGAAGTGGAGGAATGTGTATCTTCATTGGATAAAACCTCTTCTTGGGGTGATAATGCTAAACATGGGTCAGATTCAGTTGAAAATGGCGTATGCAATCATCATGATTGTAATATGGATCACGTTCATGGACAGCCTTTTTTGAA CTTTGATGATTCTCATTCTTACATTCATCCATTTATCAAGACAAAGATTGCTCATCTTTGGAACCATGATTTGAAGCAGAATAAGCAGACACAGTATCATCCTG AAGAGCAATTATGCTCTTCCGATGAGAAAAGACCTGTGGATTCCTTAGCAGAACTTACGGAAACAACAGGAATTGATGTGACAGATCAACTTTCTAAAGCAAAAGCTCTGGGAATCCTTGATCATCCGCCTGATGATGAAGTAGAAGCAGAAACGTTGTTCTTACAAGCTAGGCTGCTTGACAATGCTATGGTTCTGAAGCATAGATGCG AAGACTTAATAGTAAAGGTTGTCCAGAATCTTTCTTGCGAGTTGGATGTTTTCAGTAAAAGAAAATGGGACTTCATCCGTGTCAATCAGTTTCTTCGTGACGTTAGAGAAGCTAAGAAACGTGGCAGAAAAGAGAAGAGACATAAAGAAGCCCAGGCTGTACTAGCAGAAGCTGCAGCTGCTGTTGCAGCCTCCTCGCGTAACTCCACTGTGAGAAAAGATGCAAATGATGATGTACTCCGTCGAGAG AGTTCTCCAAAATTTGGTGCTGGATCTTCAAGAGTTGCCCAGCGGACTCCTTCATTACCACGGCCCAAGGATTCATCAAAGCCATCCAACAGCAAAGTTTCACAAGTTACTAACTCCGGCATTTTTCATATGCCAATTTACTCAAAAGAAAATGCACTCTACTGTGATGTATGCATGCGGGGTGAAACTGTGTTGAACCGAGTATCTGTCTGCTCCGGATGCAAG CAGGCTGCTGTCCACATAGATTGCTATAAATATCTAGAGATATGCATTGGCCGCTGGAAATGTGAACTTTGTGAAGATATTTCACCAGAAGATGCTAGCTCTAGTGATCAATCTGACAGTAATGGCACAAAATTATCCCTGGTACGATGTGCTCTGTGCCATGGAACATCTGGTGCTTTTAGAAAGACTATAGATGGGCAGTGGACTCATGCGTTCTGTGCCGAG TGGTTGTTGGAGACGAAGTACATGAGAGGACAAGATGATCCAGTGAGCGGAATG GAAACCCTTGTAAAGGAGAAAGATACTTGTTGTGTCTGCAACATCAAAGTTGGTGCGTGTCTCAAG TGCAACAGTGAGGACTGCCACACCACTTTTCATCCTTCTTGTGCTAGAGATGCTGGTTTCTACATGAACACTAAAGGATTTGGGACTGTGGCGCAGCACAAGGCATACTGTGGCAAACACAGCAGCGAGCAGAAAGAG ACTGATGCCTGGAAGTACTGGCCCGAGGAAGTCAATAGCTTGAAAAGGACGAGG GTTGAGTTGGAGAAGTTCCGCCTCTTATGTGAGAGGGTAATTAAGAGAGAGAAGGTGAAG AGAGAGACAGTTCTGTGTGACCATGACATACTCGCCAAAACCAAGGATACTGTTGTTTTCTCCTACCGAACACCCGGAGCTAGTTCAGAATCTGCCACTACTTCGGTTAATAATAAATCATGCAGTGGAACCATGCAACGATCTGATGATGTCACGGTGGATAGCAGTATTTCTGGGATAAATACCGTCAGATTTTCCCTTAATAACAGAGATGCTGAGGGAAACACAGCTGATAGCTCAAGGACACTGATATCTTTCAAACGGAAGTTCAGTGAGAGGGGGCCACTTGCTGGTAAGCGACTTCCACAAAGATCAGTGAATGCCCTACTGAAATTGGAAGatggaaaacaaaaaacaaaagatAATAAG GCAGAAACCTTTCAAAAGGAGCTGGTTATGACATCTGATCAAGCGTCCACACAGAACCAACGCCTTCCAAAGGGATATGCATATGTACCCCGTGATTCTCTTTCTAAAGAGAAACCATGGAAACGAAATACACAGACCCATGAACCACAAGAGCCTGGTGGATAG